A region of Streptomyces sp. NBC_00654 DNA encodes the following proteins:
- a CDS encoding ABC transporter permease, with the protein MAHDTADPPLVGQRDNPSLSTVVGTELARNKRGFVLWYHLLAPVIITIPLFLGSLGSSEAKAGQTFEVFRNVTLEFWGVLVPMTAGLAAALSVRADQDAWRLLLSYGVPRGRYFVGKVAALGVLGFLSSCVLLVMLSIGALISGDFPGGMGMVVAAVYLPWLVGLSMTALAVLVSFVWGMGPGIGVGIAGLLCGALVSDKDFWFAVPFAWPMRVVLPLAGIGPNGVPLPEGSPVTAMSAIPLAVGLAVVLTAALLLIGRVHMQRKEI; encoded by the coding sequence ATGGCGCACGACACAGCCGACCCGCCCCTCGTGGGGCAGCGCGACAATCCGTCGCTGTCGACCGTGGTGGGGACCGAGCTCGCCCGCAACAAGAGGGGATTCGTCCTCTGGTACCACCTGCTCGCTCCCGTGATCATCACCATCCCGCTGTTCCTCGGCTCCCTGGGCTCCTCCGAGGCGAAGGCGGGGCAGACCTTCGAGGTCTTCCGCAATGTGACGCTGGAGTTCTGGGGCGTGCTGGTGCCGATGACCGCGGGCCTGGCCGCCGCGCTGTCGGTCCGCGCCGACCAGGACGCCTGGCGGCTCCTGCTGTCGTACGGGGTCCCGCGGGGGCGGTATTTCGTCGGCAAGGTGGCCGCGCTGGGTGTGCTGGGGTTCCTGTCCTCCTGCGTGCTGCTGGTGATGCTCTCGATCGGGGCGCTGATCAGCGGCGACTTCCCGGGCGGCATGGGCATGGTGGTCGCGGCGGTCTATCTGCCCTGGCTGGTGGGCCTGTCGATGACGGCGCTGGCCGTGCTGGTCTCGTTCGTGTGGGGGATGGGTCCCGGGATCGGCGTGGGCATCGCCGGGCTGCTGTGCGGCGCGCTCGTCTCGGACAAGGACTTCTGGTTCGCCGTCCCCTTCGCCTGGCCGATGCGGGTGGTGCTGCCCCTGGCCGGGATCGGACCGAACGGAGTGCCGCTGCCCGAGGGGAGCCCGGTCACCGCCATGTCCGCCATCCCGCTCGCCGTGGGACTGGCCGTCGTGCTGACGGCGGCCCTGCTGCTCATCGGCCGTGTGCACATGCAGCGAAAGGAGATCTGA